The proteins below come from a single Argentina anserina chromosome 1, drPotAnse1.1, whole genome shotgun sequence genomic window:
- the LOC126802943 gene encoding LOW QUALITY PROTEIN: uncharacterized protein LOC126802943 (The sequence of the model RefSeq protein was modified relative to this genomic sequence to represent the inferred CDS: inserted 1 base in 1 codon; deleted 1 base in 1 codon; substituted 1 base at 1 genomic stop codon): MAAGRRVRAFKWWMNHRGIQCSDALDLTLPAATQSLSITALTDLHVGDAVATIPKSACLTVVTTSARDVIDAAGLDGSLGLAAAIMHXRSLGEQLPYLAVLPEREAIPLVWTAAELLRGTELEGTVKEDRAVMLEDWKESIAPLQGQIGPQFERFFGFEDYLAARTLIASRSFQIGDHYHGVGMVPLADIFNHKTGAEDVRLNTSASSESEEGESGGEDGNAYGNESSTSTTSSVGPSTGAGATDDVVSSDGGDDDLEMVMVKDVKPGAEVCHCPDSTSQIMPDVKCCFSEIILLTPCLFSRVFNIYRLLGNAALLHRCGFTEPDNPFAIVNIDLXLVLKWSESLFSGQHRRARLSLWRRLGYSGCASHDSEYCEISFNGEPPNELLLLLLYIVLLQQDAYDKIDLALTTAGNSNGHVGGILSDKSEKLSVITAEFSEAVLLTTSVCNALLSLADMRESFYGRNSIEDDIEALKRCCSIKEKKLYHSLMLRRMKGQVTY, from the exons ATGGCGgctgggcggcgcgtgagggccTTCAAGTGGTGGATGAACCACCGAGGCATCCAATGCAGCGACGCCCTCGACCTGACGCTCCCCGCCGCCACCCAGTCCCTCTCCATCACAGCCCTCACCGACCTCCACGTCGGCGACGCCGTTGCCACAATCCCCAAGTCCGCCTGTCTCACCGTCGTCACCACCTCTGCGCGTGACGTCATCGACGCCGCGGGTCTCGACGGTAGCCTCGGCCTCGCGGCGGCGATCATGCACTAGCGGAGCCTCGGGGAGCAGTTGCCGTACTTGGCGGTGCTGCCGGAGCGGGAGGCGATTCCGCTCGTGTGGACGGCGGCGGAGCTGCTGAGGGGGACGGAGCTGGAGGGGACGGTGAAGGAGGATAGGGCGGTGATGTTGGAGGATTGGAAGGAGAGCATTGCGCCATTGCAGGGGCAAATTGGTCCACAATTTGAGAGGTTTTTCGGGTTTGAGGATTACTTGGCTGCTAGAACTCTGATTGCTTCTAGGTCTTTCCAGATTGGTGATCACTACCACGGAGTCGGAATGGTTCCTCTTGCCGACAT TTTCAATCACAAGACGGGGGCGGAGGATGTGCGTCTGAATACCTCTGCATCTAGTGAATCCGAGGAGGGTGAGAGTGGCGGCGAAGATGGCAATGCGTATGGTAATGAGTCTAGTACTAGTACAACTTCGAGTGTTGGTCCCAGTACTGGTGCTGGTGCTACTGATGATGTGGTTTCTAGTGATGGTGGGGATGATGATTTGGAGATGGTTATGGTGAAAGATGTTAAGCCCGGGGCTGAGGTTTGTCACTG TCCAGACAGCACTTCACAGATTATGCCTGATGTGAAATGCTGCTTCTctgaaattattttattaacCCCATGCTTATTTTCTCGGGTCTTCAATATCTACAGGTTATTGGGTAATGCTGCACTTCTTCATAGATGTGGATTTACAGAGCCAGATAATCCTTTTGCCATTGTGAATATCGACT GACTTGTACTTAAGTGGAGTGAGTCTTTGTTTTCTGGTCAGCATCGTAGAGCGAGACTATCTTTGTGGAGAAGACTAGGATACTCTGGATGTGCCAGCCACGACTCGGAA TATTGTGAGATTTCCTTCAATGGGGAACCCCCAAATGAGCTGCTGCTGCTTTTGTTGTACATAGTTTTGTTACAACAGGATGCATATGATAAGATTGATCTGGCTCTAACAACTGCGGGCAATTCCAACGGGCATGTGGGCGGCATTTTATCAGATAAAAGTGAAAAATTGTCCGTCATAACTGCTGAATTCAGTGAAGCCGTGTTGCTGACAACTTCTGTGTGTAATGCTCTCTTGTCCCTTGCGGATATGCGGGAAAGCTTTTATGGTAGAAACTCAATAGAAGACGACATTGAA